In the Pseudoalteromonas undina genome, one interval contains:
- a CDS encoding DUF4402 domain-containing protein, which translates to MNKIFTKAALAASMAVLSFGAAAESVSFQAGVTVQNAFTLTNDSALDFGTIRASADLAAAETATLVLAANPATSPTTASTSIADAEIAILVPGAPASFSVSGVSPFGSLTITNPTETAISPDAAPAGTAAFTLGTPTYYVLTGATPNSAATTTIQVDANGEATFNVGATLTTDATTPTSDYIDGTYSGSFTLELNY; encoded by the coding sequence ATGAACAAAATATTTACTAAAGCAGCATTAGCTGCATCAATGGCTGTTCTTTCTTTCGGCGCTGCAGCTGAATCAGTTTCGTTTCAAGCAGGTGTTACAGTTCAAAATGCTTTTACCTTGACTAACGATTCTGCACTAGATTTTGGAACAATTCGTGCCTCAGCAGATTTAGCAGCAGCTGAGACGGCTACCCTTGTTTTAGCCGCAAATCCAGCGACCTCACCTACAACTGCTTCTACATCGATTGCCGATGCTGAAATCGCAATTTTAGTACCAGGTGCACCAGCTTCTTTTTCTGTTTCTGGCGTGTCTCCTTTCGGTTCACTGACAATTACAAATCCGACAGAAACTGCAATTTCACCTGATGCAGCACCTGCTGGTACTGCAGCATTTACTTTGGGTACTCCAACGTATTATGTGCTAACTGGCGCGACGCCTAACAGTGCTGCTACAACGACCATTCAGGTAGACGCAAATGGTGAAGCGACATTTAATGTTGGTGCCACATTAACGACAGATGCCACTACTCCTACGAGTGATTACATTGATGGCACTTACAGTGGCTCATTCACATTAGAATTAAACTATTAA
- a CDS encoding sulfite exporter TauE/SafE family protein produces the protein MYELGLLVASCALLGCIVGFLAGLLGIGGGLIIVPVLSSLLLSFDVAAADHVLVIAIATSLASILFTSTSSALAHHKNDNVPWKIAPWVMSGVAIGALVSGFAASFIPEKMLRTVFAVSVVFIAMRMVLSARNKVSAEHPLPAGPVLASVSSVMGALSGLIGIGGGALLVPMLHYFSVDIKKAIGCAAACGIVIAFFGSIGYISAGWHVTDLAHGFMGFVYLPALFGIVVTSWFIAPIGAKATHYLPVNTIKKVFAMLLVFIAIKMVFS, from the coding sequence ATGTATGAACTAGGACTTCTAGTTGCAAGTTGTGCGCTGTTAGGCTGCATTGTTGGTTTTTTAGCAGGGTTACTAGGCATAGGCGGTGGTTTAATCATTGTGCCAGTGCTAAGTAGTTTGCTACTTAGTTTTGACGTTGCCGCTGCCGATCATGTGTTAGTTATCGCCATTGCAACATCTTTAGCCTCTATTTTATTTACTTCTACCTCTTCAGCGTTGGCTCATCATAAAAATGATAATGTGCCTTGGAAAATTGCTCCTTGGGTTATGTCGGGCGTGGCCATTGGTGCATTGGTAAGTGGCTTTGCTGCCAGCTTTATCCCTGAGAAAATGTTAAGAACGGTGTTTGCCGTCAGTGTAGTTTTTATTGCAATGAGAATGGTACTTTCTGCTCGTAATAAAGTGAGCGCAGAACACCCTTTGCCCGCAGGCCCCGTGCTAGCTAGTGTTAGTTCGGTAATGGGGGCTTTGTCTGGATTAATTGGCATTGGTGGCGGTGCATTACTTGTGCCTATGTTGCATTATTTTTCGGTTGATATTAAAAAGGCAATTGGTTGCGCTGCTGCATGTGGTATTGTAATTGCCTTTTTTGGGTCTATCGGTTACATCAGCGCTGGGTGGCATGTAACGGACTTAGCGCATGGTTTTATGGGGTTTGTATATCTACCTGCTTTATTTGGGATTGTTGTTACCTCATGGTTTATAGCGCCTATTGGGGCTAAGGCAACACATTACTTACCTGTGAATACAATTAAGAAAGTTTTCGCGATGTTACTGGTTTTCATCGCTATTAAAATGGTTTTTAGCTAA
- the ptsP gene encoding phosphoenolpyruvate--protein phosphotransferase — translation MLATLRAIAESVSQQANLDDALVCFVKMVKDAMNTQCCSIYFADYSQDNFVLMATEGLNPDAVGKFRIGFTEGLVGLVAQREEAINIAFAKSHPRFKLSPEVNEEGYNAFLSVPVVHQKKVLGVIVVQQKMARVFSQDEESFLITLSAQLASQLAHAEIKEVLRQDESSHQTSVLKGVSSAPGISIGKAFVVIPKLNFKSIELTKNNDVIEQRRLFTQAVAATRKEFSTLSMTLSDSIPQEALAVFDVYQQLLDAKSLGHNVETQLQEGWCAKSALKIVIERLVAQFNEMQDPYIKERAVDVKDIGLRVLHHLVNTEHAIKDYPENTILIAHTLTPAMLAEVPNERLAGVVSINGSANSHASILTRAMGVPAIWGIEDLPLLQFDSKEMILDAFAGRLYISPSQMLIDEYTELQHQDNLLNNRFLEEQALPAITLDGEHISLLLNAGLELNTQQNSAHICDGVGLYRTEAWFMQKGQFPSQQEQENWYREVLSSYYPNPVVMRTLDIGGDKVLDYFNITEENPFLGWRGIRISLDHPELFLDQLKAMLKANIGLGNLKIMLPMISGTDEVEESLALFNQAYYELSEAFPEQLIERPDIGIMLEVPSSVFMLPEWSRKVDFCSVGSNDLTQYLLAVDRANARVADLFNPYHPAVLRVLNNIASECEHYELPFSLCGELGGDPEGAILLIAMGYRRLSMNLSSLNKVKWVLRRLNVSDMEQLLSECLAQPNAKQVLRLTRSFMIEHQLGNLFYTPK, via the coding sequence ATGCTGGCAACACTCAGAGCGATAGCTGAGTCTGTTTCGCAACAAGCGAATTTAGACGACGCGTTAGTGTGCTTTGTGAAAATGGTAAAAGATGCCATGAATACCCAGTGCTGCTCCATTTATTTTGCAGATTACAGCCAAGATAATTTTGTACTGATGGCTACCGAAGGGTTAAACCCTGATGCGGTGGGCAAATTTAGAATTGGCTTTACCGAGGGTTTAGTTGGGCTTGTTGCTCAGCGTGAAGAAGCAATTAACATTGCCTTTGCCAAGTCGCATCCTCGTTTTAAACTCTCCCCAGAAGTTAACGAAGAAGGTTATAACGCCTTTTTGTCTGTGCCTGTTGTTCATCAAAAAAAAGTGTTAGGTGTTATTGTTGTTCAACAGAAAATGGCGCGGGTATTTTCTCAAGATGAGGAGTCTTTTTTAATTACGCTTTCTGCGCAGTTAGCTTCGCAATTAGCCCACGCTGAAATAAAAGAAGTATTACGCCAAGATGAGTCTTCCCATCAAACATCGGTATTAAAAGGGGTTTCTAGCGCACCTGGTATAAGTATTGGTAAAGCTTTTGTTGTTATTCCTAAACTTAATTTTAAATCCATAGAACTTACTAAAAATAACGATGTTATTGAACAGCGTCGTTTATTCACCCAAGCAGTTGCTGCTACGCGCAAAGAATTTAGCACCTTATCGATGACGTTAAGTGACAGCATACCGCAAGAGGCGTTGGCTGTATTTGATGTATATCAGCAATTACTAGATGCTAAAAGTTTAGGTCATAATGTAGAGACACAATTACAAGAAGGGTGGTGTGCAAAAAGTGCATTAAAAATTGTGATTGAACGTTTAGTTGCACAGTTCAACGAAATGCAAGACCCTTACATTAAAGAGCGTGCGGTTGATGTTAAAGACATTGGCTTACGAGTGCTGCATCACTTAGTGAATACCGAACACGCAATAAAAGACTACCCTGAAAACACCATTTTAATAGCGCACACACTAACGCCAGCTATGTTAGCTGAGGTGCCCAATGAGCGTTTAGCGGGGGTTGTGAGTATTAATGGTTCAGCCAATAGCCATGCCTCTATTTTAACCCGTGCTATGGGCGTGCCTGCGATTTGGGGTATTGAAGATTTACCGCTATTGCAGTTTGATAGTAAAGAAATGATTTTAGATGCTTTTGCTGGGCGTTTATATATTTCGCCTTCGCAAATGCTTATTGATGAGTATACCGAATTACAACACCAAGATAACTTACTCAATAATCGGTTTTTAGAAGAACAAGCACTGCCTGCAATCACGTTAGACGGTGAGCATATTAGTTTATTACTTAATGCAGGGCTTGAGCTTAATACCCAACAAAATAGTGCCCATATTTGTGATGGTGTTGGCCTTTACAGAACCGAAGCATGGTTTATGCAAAAGGGGCAGTTTCCATCGCAACAAGAACAAGAAAACTGGTACCGAGAAGTACTAAGTAGCTATTACCCTAACCCCGTTGTTATGCGAACGTTAGATATAGGTGGCGACAAAGTTTTAGATTATTTTAACATTACCGAAGAAAACCCATTTTTAGGATGGCGAGGTATTAGAATTAGCTTAGATCATCCTGAGCTTTTTTTAGATCAACTCAAAGCGATGCTAAAAGCGAATATTGGCTTAGGTAATTTAAAAATAATGCTGCCGATGATCAGTGGCACTGATGAGGTTGAAGAGTCACTGGCATTGTTTAACCAAGCTTATTATGAGTTAAGTGAAGCGTTTCCTGAGCAACTAATAGAAAGGCCCGATATTGGCATTATGCTTGAGGTGCCTTCAAGTGTATTTATGCTGCCAGAGTGGTCTAGAAAAGTCGATTTTTGCTCAGTAGGTAGTAACGACTTAACTCAGTATTTATTAGCCGTAGACAGAGCAAATGCACGCGTAGCCGATTTATTTAATCCCTACCATCCAGCCGTGTTGCGTGTATTAAATAATATTGCCAGCGAGTGTGAGCACTATGAATTGCCCTTTAGTTTATGTGGGGAGCTTGGTGGCGACCCCGAGGGCGCAATATTACTAATTGCTATGGGTTATAGGCGTTTAAGCATGAACTTATCGTCACTAAACAAAGTGAAGTGGGTGCTAAGGCGCTTAAATGTAAGCGACATGGAACAATTACTGAGCGAATGTTTGGCACAGCCCAACGCTAAACAAGTACTGCGGTTAACTCGTAGTTTTATGATAGAGCATCAGCTAGGTAATTTATTTTATACACCAAAATGA
- a CDS encoding fimbrial biogenesis chaperone, with the protein MTIIKTFFILVSFILISFHSYANLLISPTRINFDERQRVAKVIVVNNSNEPKTYRLEWQDKVALAGGGYANLAADQKISSSLKNMVRISPSQVRLAPGERQIVKLAIRKPKGLTEQEYRSHLAFKALPNEAQSQQQRLGIKVNLLLSYTIPVILRKGAEKPNVNISNLQLIHSPEKKALEIEIKREGDFSSFGKLEVFFKQKGADTEKKIAMLNDFSIYPELKTTTATIPIFADQNIPKNGEVRVIYTGLKEYRDTIFSEKFAPINNAIIGNLK; encoded by the coding sequence ATGACAATAATAAAAACTTTTTTTATCTTAGTAAGCTTTATTTTAATTAGCTTTCATTCTTATGCAAACTTACTTATTTCTCCAACAAGAATCAATTTTGATGAGCGCCAACGTGTTGCTAAAGTCATTGTTGTTAATAACTCTAATGAACCCAAAACTTATAGGTTGGAGTGGCAAGACAAAGTTGCACTAGCTGGCGGAGGGTATGCTAATTTAGCGGCTGATCAAAAAATTTCATCTTCACTTAAAAACATGGTTAGGATCAGCCCATCGCAAGTTAGATTAGCACCAGGAGAAAGGCAGATTGTTAAGCTTGCTATTAGAAAACCGAAAGGTTTAACAGAGCAGGAATACCGATCTCATCTAGCCTTTAAAGCACTCCCTAATGAAGCTCAAAGTCAGCAACAGAGACTAGGCATTAAGGTAAACTTACTCTTAAGCTACACTATTCCTGTTATTTTGCGAAAAGGCGCTGAAAAACCTAATGTTAATATTAGCAATTTACAGCTTATACATAGCCCAGAAAAAAAGGCGCTTGAGATTGAAATTAAGCGAGAGGGTGACTTTAGTTCTTTTGGCAAGTTAGAAGTTTTCTTTAAGCAAAAAGGAGCGGATACAGAGAAAAAGATCGCAATGTTAAACGATTTTAGTATTTACCCTGAGCTAAAAACAACAACGGCGACGATACCAATTTTTGCAGATCAAAATATCCCGAAAAATGGCGAAGTTCGCGTCATTTATACAGGGCTTAAAGAATATCGCGATACTATTTTTAGTGAAAAGTTTGCGCCAATCAATAATGCAATTATCGGTAATTTGAAATAG
- a CDS encoding SPOR domain-containing protein encodes MKLRLIILLIPFALAGCSNQLMPADSQSDKLVREKDIKPYLEQWDNNKEQIARLSTMEEDLSLLIQALSAQTDIDTVPEPLKEKVKRVEYGSKQSLQLSSETALADNTISTNKAIYGVQIGRYLVSNGAKRQVQRLKEQYPQLNSILQYRINEQQKESTTFYSVVAGPLKNQQQAAQLCLFFYKMGNKCTLAAFLEDV; translated from the coding sequence GTGAAACTTCGTTTAATAATATTACTAATACCCTTTGCATTAGCTGGTTGTAGCAACCAGCTAATGCCCGCCGACTCACAAAGCGACAAGCTTGTGCGTGAAAAAGATATAAAACCTTACTTAGAGCAATGGGATAACAACAAAGAGCAAATAGCGCGTTTAAGCACCATGGAAGAGGACTTATCATTACTGATTCAAGCTCTTTCTGCACAAACAGATATTGATACCGTACCAGAGCCGTTGAAAGAGAAGGTAAAACGTGTTGAATATGGCTCTAAGCAATCTTTACAACTCTCATCAGAAACTGCCTTAGCCGATAACACTATCAGTACAAACAAAGCAATTTACGGTGTGCAAATTGGACGTTATTTAGTTTCTAACGGAGCCAAAAGGCAAGTACAGCGACTAAAAGAGCAATATCCTCAATTGAACAGTATTTTACAATACCGCATTAATGAGCAACAAAAGGAATCAACAACGTTTTATAGTGTTGTAGCAGGCCCGCTAAAAAATCAACAGCAAGCAGCGCAGCTGTGTTTATTTTTTTATAAGATGGGTAATAAATGTACCTTAGCGGCATTTTTAGAGGATGTTTAA
- a CDS encoding SPOR domain-containing protein, whose product MLIGSGCTISPDKTTLNEQVKDSPEYVTITALELAQLKDAALQWQQARSGIERLLKLERELTYLVDNLDIINSKAIAQSNQAVSNRYARSSIKANTSPNLRYGNNYASTSDKVERPKQRYSNRYAKPTNRDALQNQRYNSRHASVPKKMITAPPKSYSNRSVRSSVKAINPRMNKKVASKISKATKVAMVDTNRKVFALQVASLDSEESVAKQWKKINRKAAPLFRDKITTNVEKAKVNNKTYYRLKLGEYYNFKSAEDDCEVFKFYKVDCFVSNYTDKPIRL is encoded by the coding sequence ATGTTAATTGGGAGTGGCTGTACTATATCGCCAGATAAAACTACGTTAAATGAACAAGTTAAAGATTCTCCTGAATATGTAACCATTACCGCACTTGAGCTTGCACAGCTAAAAGATGCCGCTTTGCAATGGCAACAGGCGCGCTCTGGTATTGAGCGGCTATTAAAATTAGAACGCGAGCTTACATATTTAGTTGATAATTTAGATATTATTAATAGTAAAGCAATAGCGCAATCAAATCAGGCTGTTAGCAATCGCTATGCACGCTCATCAATTAAGGCTAATACATCGCCAAACCTCAGGTATGGTAATAACTACGCAAGCACGTCAGATAAAGTTGAGCGCCCAAAGCAAAGATATAGTAATCGCTACGCAAAACCAACTAATAGGGACGCTCTACAAAATCAGCGATACAACAGTCGCCATGCAAGTGTGCCTAAAAAAATGATTACAGCCCCTCCAAAAAGTTACAGTAACCGCTCTGTTCGTTCGTCAGTAAAAGCTATTAATCCAAGGATGAATAAAAAGGTCGCTTCTAAAATATCGAAGGCAACAAAAGTGGCAATGGTTGATACTAATAGAAAGGTATTTGCTTTGCAGGTAGCTTCGCTTGATTCAGAAGAGAGTGTTGCTAAGCAGTGGAAGAAAATTAATAGAAAAGCGGCGCCTCTATTCAGAGATAAAATTACTACTAACGTGGAAAAAGCCAAGGTCAATAATAAAACCTATTACCGATTAAAGTTAGGTGAATACTATAACTTTAAGAGCGCCGAGGATGATTGTGAGGTATTTAAATTTTATAAAGTTGATTGCTTTGTGAGTAACTACACTGACAAACCAATTAGATTATAA
- the rppH gene encoding RNA pyrophosphohydrolase gives MIDAEGFRANVGIVICNNQGQVFWARRYGQHSWQFPQGGVDDGETPEQTMYRELHEEVGLRPEDVEIVASSKHWLRYKLPKRLIRRDSSPVCIGQKQKWFLLKLRCKDEDVNLLKTHHPEFDDWRWVSYWYPVRQVVSFKRDVYRRVMKEFAPFAMPFNKREQQKDHWRNKR, from the coding sequence GTGATTGATGCCGAAGGTTTTCGTGCCAATGTCGGAATTGTAATTTGCAATAATCAGGGGCAAGTGTTTTGGGCCAGACGCTATGGTCAACATTCTTGGCAATTTCCCCAAGGTGGTGTTGATGATGGTGAAACACCAGAACAAACTATGTACCGTGAATTACACGAAGAAGTAGGTTTGCGACCAGAAGATGTAGAAATAGTTGCAAGCTCAAAACATTGGTTACGCTATAAATTACCCAAACGATTAATCCGCCGAGATTCAAGTCCGGTGTGTATTGGGCAAAAACAAAAATGGTTTTTACTAAAACTGCGCTGTAAAGATGAAGATGTTAACTTACTGAAAACCCATCATCCGGAATTTGATGATTGGCGATGGGTAAGTTATTGGTACCCGGTTAGACAGGTTGTGTCGTTTAAACGGGACGTTTATCGACGTGTTATGAAAGAGTTTGCTCCCTTTGCTATGCCCTTTAATAAGCGAGAGCAACAAAAAGATCACTGGCGAAATAAAAGGTAG
- the lgt gene encoding prolipoprotein diacylglyceryl transferase → MALEFPQIDPIIFSVGPLSVRWYGLMYLIGFAFAMWFANRQAKKPGSGWTKDEVSDLLFYGMLGVILGGRIGYVLFYQFSYFIENPLYLFRIDQGGMSFHGGTLGVITAIAIFAYKRKKSLLQVGDFVAPLVPVGLLAGRIGNFINGELWGRTTDVPWAMVFPTGGPLARHPSQLYEAFFEGLVLFVILLWFIKRPRPAGSVSGLFLLGYGVFRFGIEYFRQPDAQLGLFADFISMGQILSLPMIIGGLGLLIWAYKQPQSQTAAKV, encoded by the coding sequence ATGGCACTGGAGTTTCCTCAAATTGATCCAATAATATTTTCTGTTGGACCACTTAGCGTTCGTTGGTATGGGTTAATGTACTTAATTGGTTTTGCGTTTGCGATGTGGTTTGCTAATCGTCAAGCTAAAAAACCAGGGTCGGGTTGGACTAAAGACGAAGTCAGTGATTTACTCTTTTACGGCATGCTGGGCGTTATATTAGGTGGACGTATTGGTTATGTTCTGTTTTATCAATTTAGTTATTTTATCGAAAACCCCTTATATTTATTTAGAATCGATCAAGGTGGCATGTCGTTTCATGGTGGCACACTTGGGGTGATCACTGCGATTGCTATTTTTGCTTATAAGCGTAAAAAGTCCTTATTGCAAGTCGGTGACTTTGTAGCACCTTTAGTGCCAGTTGGTTTACTTGCCGGGCGTATAGGTAACTTTATTAACGGCGAATTATGGGGCCGCACTACCGATGTTCCATGGGCAATGGTATTTCCAACTGGAGGCCCGCTTGCACGCCACCCATCACAACTTTACGAAGCTTTTTTTGAAGGTCTAGTATTGTTTGTCATATTATTGTGGTTTATTAAGCGTCCTCGTCCTGCGGGAAGTGTGTCAGGTTTGTTTTTACTGGGTTACGGCGTATTTAGGTTTGGTATTGAGTATTTTCGCCAACCCGATGCGCAATTGGGGTTATTTGCCGACTTCATTTCAATGGGGCAAATTCTATCGTTACCTATGATCATTGGCGGGTTAGGCTTACTTATTTGGGCCTATAAACAACCACAATCGCAAACAGCGGCAAAAGTTTAA
- the galU gene encoding UTP--glucose-1-phosphate uridylyltransferase GalU, with amino-acid sequence MKAVIPVAGLGTRMLPATKAIPKEMLPVVDRPLIQYVVSEAVAAGIKEIVLVTHSSKNSIENHFDTSFELEATLEKRVKRQLLAEIQSICPNDVTIIHVRQGEAKGLGHAINCAAPIIGDEPFVVILPDVIIDEVESDLTKDNLAEMITRFEQSKHSQIMVEPVPKDDVDKFGVVDLGDVELNQGESSPIKSMVEKPPVDEAPSNLAVVGRYVLSKNIWPLLAKTPQGAGDEIQLTDAIAMLMQNEKVDAYAIKGRSHDCGSKIGYLKATIEFALRRDEFADELKTFIKTLI; translated from the coding sequence ATGAAAGCAGTGATCCCTGTAGCGGGCCTTGGAACACGTATGTTACCGGCCACTAAAGCAATTCCAAAAGAAATGCTGCCAGTTGTAGACCGTCCACTAATTCAATACGTTGTGAGCGAAGCCGTTGCCGCTGGCATCAAAGAGATAGTGTTAGTAACCCATTCGAGTAAAAACTCAATTGAAAACCATTTCGATACTAGCTTTGAATTAGAGGCTACGTTAGAGAAACGTGTAAAGCGGCAATTACTTGCCGAAATACAGTCTATTTGCCCTAACGACGTGACGATTATTCATGTGCGTCAAGGTGAGGCAAAAGGGTTAGGTCATGCTATTAACTGTGCTGCCCCTATTATAGGGGATGAACCTTTTGTGGTTATTTTACCTGACGTTATTATCGATGAAGTGGAAAGTGATTTAACAAAAGATAATTTAGCGGAAATGATCACTCGTTTTGAGCAAAGTAAACACAGTCAAATTATGGTTGAACCAGTTCCTAAAGATGACGTAGATAAATTTGGTGTTGTTGATTTAGGTGATGTTGAGTTAAACCAAGGTGAAAGCTCACCCATTAAGAGTATGGTAGAAAAGCCACCCGTTGACGAGGCACCTTCAAACCTTGCTGTGGTTGGTCGTTACGTGTTGAGTAAAAATATTTGGCCATTATTAGCTAAAACACCACAAGGTGCTGGTGATGAGATTCAGCTAACAGATGCAATTGCGATGCTTATGCAAAACGAAAAAGTAGACGCTTATGCTATCAAAGGCCGAAGCCATGATTGTGGTAGTAAAATTGGTTATTTGAAGGCGACGATTGAATTTGCCTTACGCCGCGATGAATTTGCTGATGAGCTTAAGACCTTTATTAAAACGTTAATCTAA
- a CDS encoding thymidylate synthase, translating into MKQYLELCQRIVDQGQWVENKRTGTRCLTVINADLEYDVANNQFPMITTRKSYYKAAIAELLGYLRGYDSAEQFRSIGCKTWDANANENSAWLNNPNRKGEDDMGRVYGVQGRGWQRPDGSTLDQLAKVINNLKNGIDDRGEIITFYNPGEFELGCLRPCMHTHTFSLLGDTLYLTSYQRSCDVPLGLNFNQIQCFVLLALVAQITGHKAGKAYHKITNAHIYENQLDLMRDVQLKREPFASPQLKINPEIKSLEDIETWVTRDDFEVVGYQCHEAIQYPFSV; encoded by the coding sequence ATGAAACAATATTTAGAATTATGTCAGCGCATTGTTGACCAAGGACAGTGGGTTGAAAATAAACGCACCGGTACACGTTGTTTAACGGTTATAAACGCTGATTTAGAATACGATGTGGCGAATAATCAGTTCCCTATGATCACCACTCGAAAGAGCTATTACAAAGCGGCTATTGCTGAATTGTTAGGTTATTTAAGAGGCTATGACAGTGCTGAGCAGTTTCGTAGTATAGGCTGTAAAACCTGGGATGCTAACGCCAATGAAAATAGTGCCTGGCTCAATAATCCTAACCGTAAAGGTGAGGATGATATGGGGCGCGTTTATGGCGTTCAAGGACGTGGCTGGCAACGCCCTGATGGTTCAACATTGGATCAACTGGCAAAGGTCATTAATAATTTAAAAAATGGCATAGATGATCGCGGCGAAATTATTACATTTTACAACCCTGGTGAATTTGAACTTGGTTGCTTGCGCCCATGTATGCACACACATACCTTTTCATTATTGGGCGATACCCTGTATTTAACCTCATATCAACGCAGTTGTGATGTTCCACTAGGACTTAATTTTAATCAAATTCAATGTTTTGTATTACTTGCATTAGTTGCCCAAATTACCGGCCATAAAGCGGGTAAGGCATATCATAAAATTACCAATGCTCATATTTATGAAAACCAGCTCGATTTAATGCGAGATGTGCAGTTAAAGCGTGAGCCATTTGCTTCTCCCCAATTAAAAATCAACCCAGAGATTAAATCACTCGAAGATATAGAAACATGGGTAACACGTGATGACTTTGAGGTGGTTGGCTATCAATGCCATGAAGCGATTCAGTACCCATTTTCAGTTTAA
- a CDS encoding DUF4402 domain-containing protein: MKLILFILAASLTPGLCAQVTPLEPLSFGKIVISDNQSISSITLLPSNTNTLTNKIYLLEKGHAAELLLEGYPARIQVNVSDFVSNQPLNNIFGGASLILNQLIYNATITTDTTGTALLRVGGQLSTSGDGNTYKDGIFDTTIEVTLNY; encoded by the coding sequence ATGAAATTAATTTTATTCATACTAGCAGCTTCCTTAACTCCAGGTTTGTGCGCGCAGGTAACACCGCTTGAGCCATTGAGTTTTGGTAAAATTGTTATAAGTGATAATCAAAGCATTAGCTCCATAACTTTGTTGCCTAGTAATACAAATACCTTAACCAATAAGATATATTTACTTGAAAAAGGCCATGCAGCTGAATTGCTGCTTGAAGGATACCCTGCACGTATTCAAGTAAATGTAAGTGACTTTGTAAGCAACCAACCTTTAAATAACATTTTCGGTGGTGCATCTCTGATTTTAAATCAACTCATATACAATGCGACCATTACAACCGATACCACAGGGACTGCGTTATTGAGAGTTGGGGGGCAATTGAGTACCTCAGGTGACGGTAATACTTATAAAGATGGCATCTTTGATACTACAATTGAAGTGACGCTAAATTATTAG